In a single window of the Streptomyces sp. 846.5 genome:
- a CDS encoding cold shock domain-containing protein — MTGKILRFDEVRGYGFIAPSGGGEDVFMHANDLLGEKSMLRPGLMVSFEAEDGSRGLKASRVQLVDNGGAVASAHAAPASVAPVWSAREDSGDGLCDVLSAAEFRQELSEALLESAPTLTAAQILQVRSRVIELARTHNWIES, encoded by the coding sequence ATGACTGGAAAGATCCTGCGGTTCGACGAGGTACGTGGTTACGGGTTCATCGCTCCGAGCGGCGGTGGCGAGGACGTGTTCATGCACGCCAATGATCTGCTCGGCGAGAAGTCGATGCTCCGGCCGGGCCTGATGGTGTCCTTCGAGGCCGAGGACGGCAGCCGGGGTCTGAAGGCCTCGCGCGTCCAGCTGGTGGACAACGGCGGGGCAGTTGCCTCGGCGCACGCTGCCCCGGCCTCGGTCGCCCCGGTGTGGAGCGCCCGGGAGGACAGCGGGGACGGGCTGTGCGACGTCCTTTCGGCCGCCGAGTTCCGCCAGGAGCTGAGCGAAGCGCTCCTGGAGTCGGCCCCCACGCTCACCGCCGCCCAGATCCTTCAGGTGCGGAGCAGGGTGATCGAGCTGGCTCGGACCCACAACTGGATCGAGTCCTGA
- a CDS encoding amino acid adenylation domain-containing protein: MRDHAGDRSYSRSFSAEEWLYVGMGGKNVIQHVIEGRGSVRPDDLAKAVAVAAEACPGMRLRRRGQRWTDSGVAPAVRVLDSTSFDLQRLDSPALRETLKAAGPTCEVLLLPEAGEAGSASTSLVFRASHAITDARGLMVWVDDVFRVLRGEQPLGAPSPLSSTEFLEQLDLPGGLPPALPAAGKLEWPSPLGRLPRGRRGVLWRRRTVDGSYPAATAKVIAALAEKYGPDGRGRFFVPVDLRRHDPEIRSTAWLSQALLLEIDPGEGWEEVQRRTLTALAERRELALRSEPRFLRTPLPVLRLLAAAVESQSVSKDQYSALGFVTHLGAFDLADFSLPDFEATALFTLGGTGPGSPPSIEMLESGGRTEITLAWQDGPGVAERADALLADIEEALSPRALRHWAGNETERALPSELSVLQLFREQVARTPDRTALSGPEGKVSYAELSRRADLVAAELRRRGAGRGSVVGLLADRSVAGIAGLWGVLRTGACYLPLDTRHPDARLAGLLADAEAGYCLVQRLYDERECLPDGCDQLVLEELIGATLETPETTETSEAAPTAAGAPFHDAQVRPDDLAYVIYTSGSTGRPKGVQIEHHSLLNYIHWATRLFDVDETSRLPLITSPSFDVSGTSVFLPLLTGGELMLVREDPNHLSMRGLLADSGANMLNLTPSHLDLIGQLDLSPAGFRTVIVIGEQLRTEVAARAQEMFGPKCRIINEYGPTEATIGCTAHTFDAELDAASANVPIGLPADNTTVFLLDDKRRFVAPGEVGEMYLGGVQLARGYWGRPDLDRERFPTLADGTRVYRTGDLARLLPSGELDCIGRIDDQVKVRGHRVEPAEVAQALETHPAVDRAIVVAKERPGRFGKALIGYVLAGSEVTPDELSGYLAERLPHYMVPAATVVLSQLPYTISGKVDTKALPDPFGIEADASAPVRPATDTPVDPVEEAVARIWARTLGVERGALDAQGDFHRLGGESLALLAMLAGVCRDLLDTDQEAAFMSNLPQIISEPTLERVAELARRAGAGGRTGRQAEEPTPA, encoded by the coding sequence GTGCGCGACCACGCCGGAGACCGGTCCTACAGCCGATCCTTCTCAGCCGAGGAGTGGCTGTACGTCGGCATGGGAGGGAAGAACGTCATCCAGCACGTGATCGAGGGCCGGGGAAGCGTGCGCCCGGACGATCTCGCCAAGGCGGTGGCCGTCGCCGCCGAGGCGTGCCCGGGGATGCGGCTGCGGCGACGCGGACAGCGCTGGACGGACAGCGGTGTGGCACCGGCCGTCCGGGTGCTGGACAGCACCTCCTTCGACCTGCAGCGACTGGACTCGCCCGCACTGCGTGAGACCCTGAAGGCCGCCGGCCCCACCTGCGAAGTGCTGCTGCTCCCCGAAGCCGGCGAGGCCGGCTCGGCCTCGACCAGCCTCGTCTTCCGCGCCTCCCACGCGATCACGGACGCCCGCGGTCTCATGGTCTGGGTCGACGACGTGTTCCGTGTGCTGCGCGGCGAGCAACCGCTGGGAGCTCCCTCCCCGCTGAGCAGCACCGAGTTCCTGGAACAGCTCGATCTTCCGGGCGGCCTGCCGCCCGCGCTCCCCGCCGCCGGCAAGCTGGAATGGCCCTCCCCGCTGGGCCGCCTGCCGCGCGGTCGCCGCGGCGTGCTGTGGCGCCGCCGCACCGTGGACGGCAGCTACCCCGCCGCCACGGCGAAGGTGATCGCCGCCCTCGCCGAGAAGTACGGACCGGACGGGCGCGGGCGCTTCTTCGTCCCGGTCGACCTGCGTCGGCACGACCCGGAGATCCGCTCGACCGCCTGGCTGTCCCAGGCGCTGCTGCTGGAGATCGACCCCGGCGAGGGCTGGGAGGAGGTGCAGCGCCGCACGCTAACGGCCCTGGCCGAGCGGCGCGAGCTGGCGCTGCGCAGCGAACCGCGCTTCCTCCGCACTCCGCTGCCCGTGCTCCGGCTGCTTGCCGCAGCCGTCGAGTCGCAGTCCGTCAGCAAGGACCAGTACTCGGCACTGGGCTTTGTGACGCATCTGGGCGCCTTCGACCTCGCCGACTTCAGCCTGCCGGACTTCGAGGCGACGGCGCTGTTCACCCTCGGCGGCACCGGACCGGGCAGCCCGCCGTCGATCGAGATGCTGGAGAGCGGCGGCCGCACCGAGATCACCCTGGCCTGGCAGGACGGACCGGGCGTCGCGGAACGCGCCGACGCCCTGCTCGCCGACATCGAGGAGGCCCTGTCCCCGCGCGCACTGCGGCACTGGGCGGGCAACGAGACCGAGCGCGCCCTGCCGTCCGAACTCTCGGTGCTCCAGCTCTTCCGTGAGCAGGTCGCCCGGACGCCCGACCGGACCGCCCTCAGCGGGCCGGAAGGCAAGGTCAGCTACGCCGAGTTGAGCCGCCGGGCCGACCTGGTAGCCGCCGAGCTGCGCCGCCGCGGCGCGGGCCGGGGCAGTGTGGTCGGGCTGCTCGCCGACCGCTCGGTGGCCGGTATCGCCGGACTGTGGGGGGTGCTGCGCACCGGAGCCTGCTACCTCCCACTGGACACTCGGCACCCGGACGCCCGGCTGGCCGGCCTGCTGGCGGACGCCGAGGCCGGGTACTGCCTGGTGCAGCGCCTCTACGACGAGCGCGAGTGCCTCCCCGACGGCTGCGATCAGCTCGTCCTGGAGGAGCTGATCGGCGCCACCCTCGAAACCCCTGAAACCACCGAAACCTCCGAAGCGGCGCCGACCGCGGCCGGGGCGCCCTTCCACGACGCCCAGGTCCGTCCCGACGACCTGGCATACGTGATCTACACCTCCGGCTCCACCGGCCGCCCCAAGGGTGTGCAGATCGAGCACCACAGCCTGCTCAACTACATCCACTGGGCGACCCGGCTCTTCGACGTCGACGAGACGTCCCGGCTCCCGCTGATCACCTCGCCCTCCTTCGACGTCTCGGGCACCTCCGTCTTCCTCCCGCTGCTGACCGGCGGCGAGTTGATGCTGGTCCGCGAGGACCCCAACCACCTCTCGATGCGCGGGCTGCTGGCGGACTCCGGCGCCAACATGCTGAACCTGACGCCCTCCCACCTCGACCTGATCGGTCAACTGGACCTGTCCCCCGCGGGCTTCCGCACGGTGATCGTGATCGGCGAGCAGCTCCGCACCGAGGTGGCCGCTCGGGCGCAGGAGATGTTCGGGCCCAAGTGCCGGATCATCAACGAGTACGGGCCGACCGAGGCCACCATCGGCTGCACCGCGCACACCTTCGACGCCGAGCTGGACGCCGCGAGCGCCAACGTGCCCATCGGGCTCCCCGCCGACAACACCACGGTGTTCCTGCTCGACGACAAGCGCCGCTTCGTCGCCCCCGGGGAGGTCGGCGAGATGTATCTCGGCGGCGTGCAGCTGGCCAGAGGCTACTGGGGACGTCCGGATCTGGACCGCGAGCGATTCCCCACCCTCGCCGACGGCACCCGCGTCTACCGCACCGGTGACCTGGCTCGACTGCTGCCCTCGGGCGAGTTGGACTGCATCGGGCGCATCGACGACCAGGTCAAGGTGCGCGGCCATCGGGTCGAGCCGGCCGAGGTGGCACAGGCGCTGGAGACCCATCCGGCCGTCGACCGGGCCATCGTGGTGGCCAAGGAGCGTCCCGGCCGGTTCGGCAAGGCCCTGATCGGATACGTCCTGGCCGGCTCCGAGGTGACCCCGGACGAGCTGTCGGGGTATCTGGCCGAGCGCCTCCCCCACTACATGGTGCCCGCCGCGACCGTCGTGTTGTCCCAACTCCCTTACACCATCAGCGGAAAAGTCGACACGAAGGCACTGCCTGACCCCTTCGGCATCGAGGCCGACGCCTCGGCGCCGGTCCGCCCCGCCACGGACACCCCGGTGGATCCGGTGGAGGAGGCAGTCGCCCGGATCTGGGCGCGCACGCTGGGCGTGGAGCGGGGCGCACTGGACGCCCAGGGGGACTTCCACCGGCTGGGCGGTGAGTCACTGGCACTGCTCGCCATGCTCGCCGGGGTCTGCCGGGACCTGCTGGACACGGATCAGGAGGCAGCGTTCATGTCGAACCTTCCGCAGATCATCAGCGAGCCCACGCTGGAGCGGGTGGCCGAACTGGCCCGCCGGGCCGGCGCCGGAGGGAGGACCGGACGACAGGCGGAGGAGCCGACACCCGCATGA
- a CDS encoding replication-relaxation family protein — protein sequence MTEAGTTAPVYAHLRGTTLTQRILAALLQHRMATTGQLHQLLLPGGSVVELRRRVDTMRAQHLVDCTDTRRRPAWFLTRDGLDLARSLPDLPACGSREPITQLEDATRQQERVLTVLRTGLPFIEHRRSDFPGQLFTWDPQVAHNYRESGTGVERLLVPDARLRSAVRSSHGLHFVDAFVEIVPPATTVRALAARVEAYARFHGGPPAGGRATRVTTQDWRRWYPRFPHLLLVTHRPCVRLLAGLRARVGSDQRLSALAGQVPVGCASLPDLEAHGAGATVWTALGQDDQRHVWTALRPQAVPAPKLRPLGLLNLDPQSRIR from the coding sequence ATGACCGAGGCCGGTACGACCGCCCCCGTCTACGCGCATCTGCGGGGCACCACCCTCACCCAGCGGATCCTGGCCGCCCTGCTGCAGCACCGGATGGCCACCACCGGCCAGCTCCACCAACTGCTGCTCCCCGGCGGCAGCGTGGTGGAGCTGCGGCGCCGGGTGGACACCATGCGTGCCCAGCACCTGGTCGACTGCACCGACACCAGGCGCCGACCCGCCTGGTTCCTGACCCGGGACGGGCTCGACCTGGCCCGCTCGCTGCCCGACCTTCCCGCCTGCGGCTCCCGCGAGCCGATCACCCAACTCGAGGACGCCACGCGGCAGCAGGAGCGCGTCCTCACCGTGCTGCGCACCGGGCTGCCGTTCATCGAGCACCGCCGCAGCGACTTCCCCGGCCAGCTCTTCACCTGGGACCCCCAAGTCGCCCACAACTACCGCGAGTCGGGAACCGGAGTGGAGCGATTGCTGGTCCCCGACGCCCGATTGCGCTCCGCCGTGCGCTCCAGTCACGGCCTGCACTTCGTCGACGCCTTCGTCGAGATCGTGCCCCCGGCCACTACCGTGCGCGCGCTGGCCGCACGCGTCGAGGCCTACGCCCGGTTCCACGGCGGGCCGCCGGCCGGGGGGCGCGCGACCAGGGTGACCACGCAGGACTGGCGGCGCTGGTATCCGAGGTTCCCGCATCTGCTGCTTGTCACCCACCGCCCCTGCGTCCGGCTGCTGGCAGGTCTGCGAGCCAGGGTCGGATCCGATCAGCGGCTGTCCGCTCTGGCCGGGCAGGTGCCCGTCGGCTGCGCCTCGCTGCCCGATCTTGAGGCACACGGGGCCGGCGCCACGGTGTGGACGGCACTGGGGCAGGACGATCAACGACACGTGTGGACGGCGCTGCGTCCCCAAGCGGTTCCCGCGCCGAAATTGCGCCCGCTGGGTCTCCTCAACCTGGATCCACAGAGCCGTATTCGGTGA
- a CDS encoding IS1380 family transposase encodes MKSSHTAAATFAAFDDPNLLAFGGLAAAVRLAERCGLPALAREKVQLKDAANGAGAAVGAKVMSLVAGMLAGADSIDDTDVLRHGAMARAFAGIRAPSTLGTFLRAFTWGHVRQLESAARAFTCNLARHCNLLAGGDQVVYLDIDSKVKQVYGAGKQGAEYGYTKVRGLHFQIVTASTPLAAPVIVATRLRKGSAGSAKGAASLIAEAIRTVRATGAIGMIVVRADSAFFSHKVVDVCRRNKVRFSLAVAQRKKVRELIATIPETAWTAIKYPKAIWDRDEERWVSDAEVAEIQYTAFTGKAKRYRATARLLVRRVKRLNEAGIPDGQGELFTVWRFHAVFTDSPLPLVEAEADHRRHAIVEQVFADLEDSALGHLPSGKFTANAAWLTLAAVAHNLTRALGTLASGFHARARTGTIRRQLINVPARLATGGRTLTWHIPEHWRWREAFADLWTAVGHRLRT; translated from the coding sequence ATGAAATCTTCCCACACCGCCGCAGCGACCTTCGCGGCGTTCGATGACCCGAATCTCCTGGCGTTCGGTGGCCTGGCTGCGGCGGTGCGGTTGGCCGAGCGGTGCGGCCTGCCCGCGCTGGCCCGGGAGAAGGTGCAGCTCAAGGATGCCGCGAACGGCGCCGGGGCAGCCGTCGGCGCGAAGGTGATGTCGCTCGTGGCGGGAATGCTCGCCGGGGCGGACAGCATCGACGACACCGACGTCCTGCGACACGGTGCCATGGCCCGGGCCTTCGCCGGGATCCGCGCGCCGTCCACACTTGGCACTTTCCTGCGCGCGTTCACCTGGGGCCATGTGCGCCAACTGGAGTCCGCAGCACGGGCGTTCACCTGCAACCTGGCCCGGCACTGCAACCTGCTCGCGGGCGGCGACCAAGTGGTGTACCTGGACATCGACTCGAAGGTCAAGCAGGTCTACGGGGCCGGCAAGCAGGGCGCGGAATACGGCTACACCAAGGTCCGCGGCCTGCACTTCCAGATCGTCACCGCCTCCACCCCGCTAGCCGCGCCGGTCATCGTGGCCACCCGCCTGCGCAAAGGCTCGGCCGGCTCCGCCAAGGGCGCCGCCTCCCTGATCGCCGAAGCCATCAGGACGGTGCGGGCGACGGGCGCGATCGGCATGATCGTGGTCCGTGCCGACTCCGCGTTCTTCTCCCACAAGGTCGTAGACGTCTGCCGCCGCAACAAGGTCCGGTTCTCGCTCGCCGTCGCGCAGCGCAAAAAGGTCCGCGAACTGATCGCGACGATCCCCGAGACCGCGTGGACGGCGATCAAGTACCCGAAGGCGATCTGGGACCGGGACGAGGAACGCTGGGTCTCGGACGCGGAGGTCGCCGAGATCCAGTACACCGCGTTCACCGGCAAGGCCAAGCGCTACCGGGCCACCGCCCGACTTCTGGTGCGGCGGGTCAAGCGCCTGAACGAGGCCGGAATCCCGGACGGGCAGGGCGAGTTGTTCACCGTCTGGCGGTTCCACGCGGTGTTCACCGACTCGCCGTTGCCGCTGGTCGAGGCCGAGGCGGACCATCGTCGGCACGCCATTGTGGAACAGGTTTTTGCCGATCTTGAGGACTCGGCGCTGGGGCATCTGCCCTCGGGGAAGTTCACCGCGAACGCCGCGTGGCTGACCCTGGCCGCCGTCGCCCACAACCTGACTCGAGCCCTGGGCACCCTGGCCTCCGGCTTCCACGCCAGAGCCCGCACCGGCACGATCCGCCGCCAACTCATCAACGTCCCGGCGCGGTTGGCCACCGGAGGCCGGACCCTGACCTGGCACATTCCCGAGCACTGGCGCTGGCGGGAGGCGTTCGCCGATCTGTGGACAGCCGTCGGCCACCGACTGCGAACCTGA
- a CDS encoding LuxR C-terminal-related transcriptional regulator has product MASLDTSLTIAAANADFFRQFARPSADICGRSIYDFLHPSARNNLPQHFTRLSDPRRARFVERVVAIRGADRVFSAEITGVAVRSEGDELSGIVILVSPDDEAPDAHPSTSLHKPLLTPLDARILEGIATGASTVQLAARLYLSRQGVEYHVGLMLRRLKAPNRAALVSRAYSTGILTIGNWPPRVLPEFVKE; this is encoded by the coding sequence ATGGCCAGCCTGGACACCTCCCTCACTATCGCGGCCGCGAACGCGGACTTCTTCCGGCAGTTCGCCCGCCCCTCCGCGGACATCTGCGGGCGCAGCATCTACGACTTCCTGCATCCGAGCGCCCGGAACAACCTCCCCCAGCACTTCACAAGGCTGTCCGACCCGCGCCGTGCCCGGTTCGTCGAACGGGTGGTCGCCATACGCGGGGCGGACCGGGTCTTCTCCGCCGAGATCACCGGCGTGGCGGTCCGCAGCGAGGGCGACGAGCTGTCCGGCATCGTCATCCTGGTCAGCCCGGACGACGAGGCGCCCGACGCTCACCCGTCGACCTCCCTGCACAAGCCGCTGCTGACCCCCCTGGACGCCCGCATCCTGGAGGGGATCGCCACCGGGGCCTCTACCGTCCAGCTCGCCGCCCGCCTCTACCTCAGCCGTCAGGGCGTGGAGTACCACGTCGGGCTGATGCTCCGCCGGCTCAAGGCGCCGAACCGCGCCGCGCTGGTCTCCCGCGCCTACTCGACCGGCATCCTCACCATCGGGAACTGGCCGCCCCGGGTGCTGCCGGAGTTCGTGAAGGAGTAG
- a CDS encoding ABC transporter permease, whose translation MAQATAVLRSEWFKIKSVRSTAWTLALAFLVTVLLGALLSALTVSGWDKLTQAQQQSFDATSTSFSGALLGQLAVIAFGVLVVSGEYTSGMIRTSLAAVPQRGTLYFSKLAVATVAVFIVAEITGFASFFIGQAALGSHHTTLGAPNVLRATVCAGLYMTLLALFSMGVATMLRSSVLSLAVLVTFFLLVTNILIAVPGAKTVARYFPDQAGRAMTRVVQDAGTPFGPLGGFGIMLLWVAAVVLGGYALLQTRDA comes from the coding sequence ATGGCCCAGGCGACAGCGGTCCTCCGCTCGGAATGGTTCAAAATCAAGTCGGTCCGCTCCACGGCCTGGACGTTGGCGCTGGCCTTCCTCGTCACCGTCCTGCTCGGCGCGCTGCTGAGCGCGCTGACCGTCAGCGGGTGGGACAAGCTGACGCAGGCTCAGCAGCAGAGCTTCGACGCGACCAGCACCAGCTTCTCCGGTGCGCTGCTCGGCCAGCTCGCCGTCATCGCCTTCGGCGTTCTCGTCGTCAGCGGCGAGTACACCTCGGGCATGATCCGCACCTCGCTGGCGGCGGTGCCCCAGCGCGGGACCCTGTACTTCAGCAAGCTGGCGGTCGCGACGGTGGCGGTGTTCATCGTCGCCGAAATCACGGGCTTCGCCAGCTTCTTCATCGGCCAGGCCGCGCTGGGGTCGCACCACACCACGCTCGGCGCGCCCAATGTGCTGCGTGCGACGGTCTGCGCCGGCCTCTACATGACCCTGCTCGCGCTGTTCTCGATGGGCGTCGCCACGATGCTGCGGAGTTCCGTCCTGTCGCTGGCCGTTCTGGTGACGTTCTTCCTGCTGGTGACCAACATCCTGATCGCGGTGCCCGGCGCGAAGACGGTCGCCCGCTACTTCCCGGACCAGGCCGGGCGGGCGATGACCCGTGTCGTCCAGGACGCCGGCACCCCTTTCGGCCCCTTGGGCGGGTTCGGCATCATGCTGCTCTGGGTGGCGGCGGTGGTGCTCGGCGGTTATGCGCTGCTGCAGACTCGTGACGCCTGA
- a CDS encoding ABC transporter ATP-binding protein — MIELEGVKKRYGEKTVVDDLTFKVHPGSVTGFLGPNGAGKSTTMRMMLDLDRPTAGRVRIDGKRYADLQNPLRYIGALLDAKAMHPGRSARDNLMCLALSNRIAAARVDEVLEQVGLAEVGRKRSKNFSLGMGQRLGIAAALLGDPEILMFDEPVNGLDPEGIHWIRTLMKGLANDGRTVFVSSHLMSEMALTADHLVVIGKGKLLADTSMPEFIARNSRSYVRIRTPQPEQLLDALTAAGIEAETTADGAFEVTEVPVERIGDVLAEAQVVLHELSPQSASLEEAFIQLTGGATEYRSEPAAAPASAQQESLTAGKEA; from the coding sequence ATGATTGAGCTTGAAGGCGTTAAGAAGCGCTACGGCGAGAAGACAGTGGTCGACGACCTCACGTTCAAGGTGCACCCCGGTTCCGTCACCGGGTTCCTCGGCCCCAACGGCGCGGGGAAGTCAACGACGATGCGGATGATGCTCGACCTGGACCGCCCCACCGCCGGTCGGGTGCGGATCGACGGGAAGCGCTACGCGGACCTGCAGAACCCGCTCCGCTACATAGGCGCCCTGCTCGACGCCAAGGCGATGCACCCGGGACGCAGTGCCCGCGACAACCTGATGTGCCTCGCGTTGAGCAACCGCATCGCCGCTGCCCGGGTGGACGAGGTGCTGGAGCAGGTGGGCCTGGCCGAAGTCGGCCGGAAGCGCTCCAAGAACTTCTCGTTGGGGATGGGCCAGCGGCTCGGCATCGCAGCCGCATTGCTGGGCGACCCGGAGATCCTGATGTTCGACGAGCCGGTCAACGGGCTCGACCCCGAGGGCATCCACTGGATCCGCACGCTGATGAAGGGTCTCGCCAACGACGGCCGCACGGTCTTCGTGTCGAGCCACTTGATGAGCGAGATGGCACTGACCGCCGACCACCTGGTGGTGATCGGCAAGGGCAAGCTGCTGGCGGACACCTCCATGCCCGAGTTCATCGCCCGCAACTCCCGCTCCTACGTGCGGATTCGCACGCCGCAACCGGAGCAGCTGCTGGACGCGCTGACCGCCGCCGGGATCGAGGCGGAGACCACGGCCGACGGTGCGTTCGAGGTGACCGAGGTGCCGGTCGAGCGGATCGGCGATGTGCTGGCCGAGGCGCAGGTGGTGCTGCACGAGTTGAGCCCGCAGAGCGCCTCCCTGGAAGAGGCGTTCATCCAGTTGACCGGGGGAGCGACCGAGTACCGCTCCGAACCGGCCGCCGCGCCCGCGAGCGCGCAGCAGGAGTCCCTGACTGCCGGAAAGGAGGCCTGA
- a CDS encoding ketoacyl-ACP synthase III family protein translates to MKTDGIYIDTVGVHLPDEWVSIEKAVAEGLYDEMSIAYGTGLTAAYIAGDVPAVDMAVDAARQAIERSGQDTGSIDFHVHCSATQQGPAGSYPGGYVLRELGISGIPSTDVRQHSNGMLAAFEVVVGQMTGAAAAESVLVTAGENFTTPKIDRWQGFGTGFTASDGAAAVLFSAESGFAQLRSLNSGTLPALEQWHRGEQSQLAYRDDELGQVTMLDLLTFFNANVIPLDKCMQMIMEFELDIVQRSLVDAELNASDIACVVVANSDATMIDQMKMQPLGLPMSRSSWDFGKEFGHIGACDMAVLLNHMITTGRLAVGDNILMTTSGAGWVSSSAVLTILDVPAWAS, encoded by the coding sequence ATGAAAACTGACGGCATCTACATCGACACTGTCGGGGTCCATCTCCCCGACGAGTGGGTGAGCATCGAAAAGGCCGTTGCCGAGGGTCTCTACGACGAGATGTCGATCGCCTACGGGACAGGTCTGACTGCTGCCTACATCGCCGGCGACGTGCCCGCGGTCGACATGGCGGTCGACGCCGCGCGCCAGGCGATCGAGCGGTCCGGGCAGGACACCGGGTCGATCGACTTCCACGTCCACTGCAGCGCCACCCAGCAGGGCCCGGCCGGGTCCTACCCCGGTGGCTACGTCCTGCGCGAACTCGGCATCAGCGGGATCCCCAGCACGGACGTGCGTCAGCACTCCAACGGAATGCTCGCCGCCTTCGAGGTCGTCGTCGGGCAGATGACGGGTGCCGCGGCGGCGGAGTCGGTGCTGGTCACCGCGGGGGAGAACTTCACCACCCCGAAGATCGACCGCTGGCAGGGCTTCGGCACCGGCTTCACCGCCAGCGACGGCGCCGCAGCCGTCCTGTTCAGCGCCGAGAGCGGCTTCGCGCAGCTGCGTTCGCTCAACTCCGGCACGCTGCCCGCGCTGGAGCAGTGGCACCGCGGGGAGCAGAGCCAGCTCGCCTACCGCGACGACGAGTTGGGGCAGGTCACCATGCTGGACCTGCTGACGTTCTTCAACGCGAATGTGATTCCGCTGGACAAGTGCATGCAGATGATCATGGAGTTCGAGCTCGACATCGTGCAGCGGTCCCTGGTCGACGCCGAACTCAACGCCTCCGACATCGCCTGTGTGGTGGTGGCCAACAGCGACGCGACCATGATCGATCAGATGAAGATGCAGCCCCTCGGGCTCCCGATGTCGCGCTCCAGCTGGGACTTCGGGAAGGAGTTCGGGCACATCGGCGCCTGCGACATGGCGGTGCTGCTGAACCACATGATCACGACCGGTCGGCTGGCCGTGGGCGACAACATCCTGATGACCACGTCGGGGGCCGGTTGGGTCTCCTCCTCGGCGGTCCTCACCATCCTCGACGTGCCGGCCTGGGCTTCCTGA